The Meiothermus ruber DSM 1279 genome includes the window CTCCGGCTACTATGCCGGTCGTCCGGTCACCTTCAGTATCGGGATCCTCAACCCAGAATTCTGGGCTTTTATCCGGGGTAGCCCCTGGTATACCCATTTGCTGGCGGCTGTGGGGTTGGTGCTCATAGGTGCCCTGCTGTTTGCCATGGGGTATGGCTACCAGAACTACATCCGCCCCGATCTTCAGCGGATTAGCACGCTGGCTTTGGGTGCGCTGGGTCTGGTGGTGGGGCTGGTGCTGCTGGGGGGAATTCTGTACGCCTTAGTCTGGAAAAGCCATCTGGCAAGGGCTTTGCTCTGGCTTTCGGCCTGGGTGGGCATCGCCTGGCTGCTCTGGATTACGATCTGGGGCTTCTGGCAGAGCAGCCGCGGCCTCGAGGCCATCATAGCAGCCTTGATTGGTGCGGCCTTGCTAGGGGCAATCGGCTACATTCTGCTCTGGCCCCGCATCGAGCTCGACCTGGACACCATCATCATGCGCACCGTCGAGGTGCTGGCGGCCATCCCCGACCTCTTCTTGCTGATCATCCTCTCGGTGCTGATTCCCATGGAAGTGCCGCCGGCGGTGCGCTTCGTGCTGGTGGTGACGATTCTCTCCTTTGTGAACTGGGGTGGGCTGGCCCGTATCATCCGCAGCCAGGTGTTGCAACTGCGCGAGATGGAGTTTGCCCAGGCTGCGCAGGCCCTGGGCGCTGGCGATGCCCGCATCATCATCCGGCACGTGCTACCAGGCACCTACACCTATCTGATTGTGGCGGTTACCCTGGCTATTCCGGGCTTCATCCTGGGTGAGTCGGGCCTTTCCTTCCTGGGGCTGGGCATCCAGGAGCCTGCTACCTCCTGGGGGTTGATGCTTTCCAAGGCCCAGGCCACCGGCATCACGGCCTTCACCGAGCGGCCCTGGCTTCTCATACCAGGGTTGTTCATCCTGCTGGCGGTGCTGGCCTATAACTTTTTGGGGGATGGCCTGCGCGATGCCCTGGATCCCCGCACCAAGGTGTAGCTCGAGACCTCTTAGCCCAGGCCAACCCAGTTGGCGATATAATGGCACAATCTGCGTTTGCAGTGTTTAGGAGTTGGAATGGACGAGAAACGGCTGGTGGATGTAAAAGACCTCAAGGTTCACTTCTTTACCGACGATGGCGTGGTCAAGGCCGTGGACGGGGTGTCCTTTCACATTGACAAAGGCGAAACCCTGGCGGTGGTAGGCGAGTCGGGCTCGGGAAAATCGGTCACGAGCCTGGCTATGATGCGCCTGATTCCCAATCCGCCCGGCAAAATCGTGGGGGGGCAGATGCTCTTCCGGGGCAAGGACGGCAAGGTGCGCGACCTGGTCAAAGAAGACGAGGCCAGCATGCGCAAGATTCGTGGCAACGATATCGCCATGATCTTCCAGGAGCCCATGACCAGCCTTAACCCGGTTTACACCGTGGGCGATCAGATTGCCGAGGCCATCGTGCTGCACCAGGGTAAAAGCAAAAAGGAGGCGCTCGAGCAGGCTGCCGAGATGCTCGACCTGGTGGGCATTCCCGAGCCTAAAAAGCGCCTGGCCAACTACCCTCACCAGATGTCGGGGGGGATGCGCCAACGGGTGATGATCGCCATGGCGCTCTCCTGCAACCCCTCGCTCCTCATCGCCGACGAGCCCACCACCGCCCTGGACGTAACCATCCAGGCCCAGATCCTCGAGCTCATGAAAAAGCTCCAGGAGGAGATCGGCATGAGCATCCTGTTCATCACCCACAACCTGGGCGTGGTGGCCGAGATGGCCGACCGGGTGGTGGTGATGTACGCGGGTCGAGCCGTCGAGGAAGCCGATGTGGTGCCCACCTTCAAGAAGCCCCTGCACCCCTACACCATGGGCCTCTTGAACTCGGTGCCCCGGCTTGACCTGGCAGCCACGCACCAGCAGCGCTTGGAAGCCATCCCAGGCAACGTACCCAACCCACTCAACCTGCCCCCGGGCTGTGCCTTCCACCCGCGTTGCAAGTTCTTCAAACCGGGGTTGTGCGATGCCGATATCCCCGTGCTACAGGACGCCGGGGAGGGGCACATGGTGCGCTGCGTGCGCTGGGCTGAGATTCAAAAAGGTGAGGCGGTGGGAGCATGAGCGTGGCTACACCTGAAACCACTAGGGCCAACCTGATCGAGGTCAAAAACCTTAAGAAGTGGTTCCCCATCCGGGGCGGGATTCTGTCTCGAGTGGTTGCAAATGTAAAAGCCGTCAACGATGTGAGCTTTGCGGTGAAGAAGGGCGAGGTGGTGGGGCTGGTGGGCGAGTCCGGTTCGGGCAAGACCACCGTGGGCCGCACCATTCTGCGCCTGATTGAACCCACCGAAGGCAGCATCTACTTCGACGGGCAGGACATCACCCACCTACCCAAAAACCAACTACGGGCCTACCGGCGCAAGATGCAGATCATCTTCCAGGATCCCTTCGCCTCGCTCAACCCGCGCATGACCGTGGGGGACATCATCGCCGAGCCACTGGTGATCCACAACCTGGAAGGCTCGGCCCAGGCCCGCAGTGAACGCGTGGCCGAGCTTTTGCAGCTCGTGGGCCTTAACCCCGACCACGTGCGGCGCTACCCGCACGAGTTCTCCGGCGGGCAGCGGCAGCGCATCGGCATCGCCCGGGCCCTGGCGGTGCGCCCCGAGTTCATCGTGGCCGACGAGCCGGTCTCGGCGCTGGACGTTTCCATTCAGGCCCAGGTGGTCAACCTGCTGCAAGACCTCAAGGAGCAGCTTGGCCTGACCATCCTGTTTATCGCGCACGACCTGGCGGTGGTGGAGTACATCTCCGACCGGGTGGCGGTGATGTACCTGGGCAAGATCATGGAGCTGGCCCCCTCCCGCGACCTCTACCTCAAGCCGCGCCACCCCTACACCGAGGCCCTGCTCTCGGCCATCCCCAC containing:
- a CDS encoding ABC transporter permease; translated protein: MLRRAQRNTTPQANRSFFQQAWIRFKRHPLARLGAVVLLVFYLGALFADFLAPYPEEKSFRDFTFASPTQIFWRDEQGRLTRPYVCASERRRNPETFRVEVITDCEKGRYPIYFFVKGEPYRFLGLIPTDLRLMGGPWLLEDKAKLFLWGTDDFGRDIWGRIWFGARISLTIGIFAVALALVIGIFMGSISGYYAGRPVTFSIGILNPEFWAFIRGSPWYTHLLAAVGLVLIGALLFAMGYGYQNYIRPDLQRISTLALGALGLVVGLVLLGGILYALVWKSHLARALLWLSAWVGIAWLLWITIWGFWQSSRGLEAIIAALIGAALLGAIGYILLWPRIELDLDTIIMRTVEVLAAIPDLFLLIILSVLIPMEVPPAVRFVLVVTILSFVNWGGLARIIRSQVLQLREMEFAQAAQALGAGDARIIIRHVLPGTYTYLIVAVTLAIPGFILGESGLSFLGLGIQEPATSWGLMLSKAQATGITAFTERPWLLIPGLFILLAVLAYNFLGDGLRDALDPRTKV
- a CDS encoding ABC transporter ATP-binding protein; amino-acid sequence: MDEKRLVDVKDLKVHFFTDDGVVKAVDGVSFHIDKGETLAVVGESGSGKSVTSLAMMRLIPNPPGKIVGGQMLFRGKDGKVRDLVKEDEASMRKIRGNDIAMIFQEPMTSLNPVYTVGDQIAEAIVLHQGKSKKEALEQAAEMLDLVGIPEPKKRLANYPHQMSGGMRQRVMIAMALSCNPSLLIADEPTTALDVTIQAQILELMKKLQEEIGMSILFITHNLGVVAEMADRVVVMYAGRAVEEADVVPTFKKPLHPYTMGLLNSVPRLDLAATHQQRLEAIPGNVPNPLNLPPGCAFHPRCKFFKPGLCDADIPVLQDAGEGHMVRCVRWAEIQKGEAVGA
- a CDS encoding ABC transporter ATP-binding protein produces the protein MSVATPETTRANLIEVKNLKKWFPIRGGILSRVVANVKAVNDVSFAVKKGEVVGLVGESGSGKTTVGRTILRLIEPTEGSIYFDGQDITHLPKNQLRAYRRKMQIIFQDPFASLNPRMTVGDIIAEPLVIHNLEGSAQARSERVAELLQLVGLNPDHVRRYPHEFSGGQRQRIGIARALAVRPEFIVADEPVSALDVSIQAQVVNLLQDLKEQLGLTILFIAHDLAVVEYISDRVAVMYLGKIMELAPSRDLYLKPRHPYTEALLSAIPTPDPTIKRERIVLQGDIPSPINPPSGCVFRTRCRYAIAECANTVPELKEVAPGHFKACIRDDIPGLS